In the Drosophila biarmipes strain raj3 chromosome X, RU_DBia_V1.1, whole genome shotgun sequence genome, one interval contains:
- the LOC108027563 gene encoding trithorax group protein osa isoform X5 codes for MWIHWQNATAAAAPMGAPPPQPSVPPPLPDAPPPPPPADGVSAGGAAGAAAQNDSSSTPSTAAAAGAAFNPYVSGQAAAEGAGAGNPYEQYTAAQYAAMTPEQQYALQHHWHQWQTYQAEYAKWHAQYGEQYKREMAAAAAVATTTGIQGVPAPVAAAPSPVPTPAVVAAPGPQAYPVAQNYYQAVPASPAPSTTPNPVLGAPPLPGKIMAQPQLYNQPPPPPPQKGGYNQQGQGNDNRGMWSAGPPTMQQPPPNRYGGQVNHMNYNSGGPDNQGYPNLQQPPPSLQRPPPPHQQQNNMDNQWGNNNQRGGGGSNNCRPPWETSAPPSDNSGQAGRWDGPPLQNDMNNRWNGPPQANSNSGDSNNRRWDGPSNQTQSGGDQQQNRWMSGPPPSDASQNRWMSGPPPSLNDQQQDNPISRQNRWQSNNSDMDGPQMRNNKPNQFQNNRKNWGPPDEQGGGDGGNNQNQNAVRNQNPFSKNSQSDYDQDQPSGNGNNFGQRTGNYQGNYGNSYNNQDQGGGGGNFGSGGGSNFGSGGTGNYGGRGGGSDSFGGRGAGGSGPDNFGNSNSNSFNNNNRRQSNRWDTNRNQNQNQGYSDERGGGGGSGDSGPGGFNQNRGSFNQRNSFNQQNAPYQHQSQLKNQNQNRNQQQASDLDEASFDRLFDQWEQQFEDWKRANANHPDRDEYRRYEEEFEKQRRRIAERREQMRRRRQQQMGGSTGPGSATDIPKEAAAAGASQPEEQESNEDPFAGQGNYPDQGPPAPGPGPGPNYGDQDRGPPFGQGNRQPGHPGGFANEKRAGAPGFRGNHGPPPGVQSQYQTAQKAIQEKLDQQPGPEPGKGNQAKPPGPPIGPQKPAVPAPPPAPLIGSVHPASLPPPEVPAPTPAPPVAPAPPVAPPTQPPPISTNLGKRRQAPAPDPAPTPAKQVKEEPIFTISLDDDDDEEEDEQPATDTPMGSIFKKSDGIPGLDLVADGSGKNSASVFDVGLGDSEQAEAPAATANQSGPATASKSNESLSNALKDPNFLNNLTQAVANVQEREQRDRQEPQQQHEQDQNQETGSDGRPLSFAEWQRKKNGGNDNKSQDSRDSMSPGGSEMPDNRGPPGGFGPGHAQGGGPGAGGPSARSRPNSGPGPGSNDMQRFDNFGSNQVPGSNFIDFEGNGPGTGPGPGFGPPGRNFGPNGPGPRGPNFGPNFGPGGPPFGPNGPGGPGGPPFGPNFRHNGPNFGPNFGPNFGPGPGPRNFGPRGHGGPFGGPRRDDFGGPPFGGPGPNFGPCGPPGPRGFNNGGPNSDNPFRRQGGAPGPGFGDDDLGAGPPRGPRNFPNRNSFGGNQGGPNSRKHWNDGKKRGR; via the exons ATGTGGATCCATTGGCAGAACGCCACCGCCGCGGCGGCTCCCATGGGCGCACCCCCTCCGCAGCCGTCGGTGCCGCCACCACTGCCCGACGccccgccaccgccgcccccGGCGGACGGGGTCTCCGCgggaggagcagctggagcGGCTGCCCAGAACGACAGCAGCAGTACCCCAtccaccgccgccgctgcgGGCGCAGCCTTCAACCCCTATGTCAGCGGacaggcggcggcggagggcGCGGGGGCCGGCAACCCCTATGAGCAGTACACCGCCGCCCAGTACGCGGCCATGACCCCGGAGCAGCAGTACGCCCTGCAGCACCACTGGCACCAGTGGCAGACCTACCAGGCGGAGTACGCCAAATGGCATGCCCAGTACGGCGAGCAG TACAAGCGTGAAAtggccgctgccgccgccgtggCCACGACTACAGGTATCCAGGGCGTCCCCGCGCCCGTGGCAGCTGCTCCCTCGCCAGTTCCCACCCCCGCGGTGGTCGCCGCACCTGGCCCACAGGCCTATCCCGTGGCCCAGAACTATTACCAGGCCGTCCCGGCTTCGCCGGCTCCTTCCACCACGCCGAATCCCGTGCTGGGCGCGCCACCGCTGCCCGGAAAGATCATGGCCCAGCCGCAGTTGTACAaccagccgccgccgccgccaccccAGAAGGGCGGCTACAACCAGCAGGGTCAAGGCAATGACAACCGAGGCATGTGGTCGGCTGGACCGCCGACCATGCAGCAGCCGCCGCCCAACAGATATGGCGGGCAAGTGAACCACATGAACTACAACAGCGGCGGACCAGACAACCAGGGCTACCCCAACCTCCAGCAGCCGCCGCCCTCGCTGCAGAGACCGCCACCACCGCATCAGCAGCAGAATAACATGGACAACCAGTGGGGAAACAACAACCAACGCGGTGGCGgaggcagcaacaactgccGTCCGCCCTGGGAAACCAGTGCACCGCCGTCCGATAATTCCGGGCAAGCAGGTCGCTGGGATGGTCCGCCACTACAGAATGACATGAACAATCGCTGGAATGGACCGCCACAggccaacagcaacagcggtGACAGCAACAATCGCCGTTGGGACGGGCCCTCCAACCAAACGCAGTCGGGCGGGGATCAGCAACAGAATCGCTGGATGAGCGGACCCCCACCCAGCGATGCGAGCCAGAATCGCTGGATGAGCGGACCACCGCCGAGCTTGAACGACCAGCAGCAGGATAATCCGATTTCGCGCCAGAACCGCTGGCAGAGCAACAACTCCGACATGGACGGACCACAGATGCGGAATAACAAGCCGAACCAATTCCAGAACAATCGAAAGAACTGGGGGCCACCAGACGAGCAGGGAGGTGGAGACGGCGGCAACAACCAAAACCAGAATGCCGTGCGCAATCAGAATCCATTTAGCAAGAACTCGCAGTCCGACTATGACCAGGATCAGCCGTCTGGCAATGGCAACAACTTTGGCCAGCGAACAGGCAACTACCAGGGCAACTATGGCAATAGTTACAATAACCAGGatcaaggaggaggaggcggcaaCTTTGGCAGCGGAGGAGGAAGCAACTTTGGCAGCGGAGGAACAGGCAACTATGGCGGCAGAGGCGGAGGCTCAGACAGCTTTGGAGGTCGGGGCGCAGGAGGATCAGGGCCGGACAACTTTGGCAATAGCAATAGTAATAGCTTCAATAACAACAATCGCCGCCAGAGCAATCGTTGGGACACAAATCgcaaccaaaaccaaaatcaGGGGTACTCCGATGAGaggggcggcggaggaggcagTGGCGATTCTGGTCCCGGAGGTTTCAACCAAAACCGTGGCAGTTTCAACCAGCGGAACAGCTTCAACCAGCAGAATGCCCCCTACCAACATCAGTcccaattgaaaaatcaaaaccaGAACCGCAACCAACAGCAGGCTTCCGACCTGGACGAGGCCAGCTTCGACCGCCTGTTCGACCAGTGGGAGCAGCAGTTCGAGGACTGGAAGCGGGCCAATGCCAATCATCCGGACCGCGATGAGTACCGCCGCTATGAGGAGGAGTTCGAGAAGCAGCGCCGTCGCATTGCCGAGCGAAGGGAGCAGATGCGCCGCCGtcgccagcagcagatgggtggCTCGACAGGACCGGGCTCGGCCACAGACATACCGAAAGAAGCTGCAGCCGCCGGAGCATCCCAGCCCGAGGAGCAGGAGTCCAATGAGGATCCATTCGCAGGCCAAGGCAATTACCCTGACCAGGGACCACCCGCACCGGGACCAGGCCCTGGACCCAATTACGGTGACCAGGATAGAGGACCCCCATTCGGACAGGGCAATAGACAACCAGGACATCCGGGTGGTTTTGCGAATGAGAAACGCGCCGGAGCTCCCGGATTCAGGGGCAACCATGGCCCACCGCCAGGAGTACAGAGCCAATACCAAACCGCCCAGAAAGCCATCCAGGAGAAGTTGGACCAGCAGCCAGGCCCCGAGCCGGGCAAGGGCAACCAAGCCAAGCCACCGGGACCTCCAATTGGACCCCAGAAGCCAGCAGTACCAGCTCCCCCACCAGCTCCACTGATTGGTTCCGTTCATCCGGCCTCCCTACCGCCGCCCGAAGTTCCAGCTCCGACTCCAGCTCCACCAGTGGCTCCTGCCCCGCCGGTGGCTCCGCCAACGCAGCCTCCTCCGATCTCCACCAACCTCGGCAAGCGGCGACAAGCGCCTGCGCCTGATCCTGCCCCAACTCCTGCCAAGCAGGTCAAGGAGGAGCCCATATTCACGATTTCCctggacgacgacgacgacgaggaagAGGACGAACAGCCGGCTACCGACACGCCCATGGGCAGCATCTTCAAGAAGAGCGATGGCATCCCGGGTCTGGATTTGGTGGCCGATGGCAGTGGCAAGAACTCGGCCTCGGTCTTCGATGTGGGGCTCGGGGACTCGGAGCAAGCAGAAGCGCCTGCCGCCACCGCTAACCAGTCGGGACCCGCGACCGCCAGCAAGAGCAACGAATCGCTGAGCAATGCCCTGAAGGACCCGAACTTCCTCAACAATCTCACCCAGGCGGTGGCCAATGTCCAGGAGCGCGAGCAGCGCGATCGCCAGGaaccccagcagcagcatgaGCAGGATCAGAATCAGGAAACGGGATCGGATGGTCGTCCGCTGTCCTTCGCCGAGTGGCAGCGCAAGAAGAACGGCGGCAACGACAACAAGTCGCAGGATTCCCGCGACTCGATGAGTCCCGGTGGCAGTGAGATGCCGGACAACAGGGGACCACCCGGTGGCTTTGGTCCCGGGCACGCTCAGGGTGGCGGCCCGGGAGCCGGCGGCCCCAGCGCTCGGTCTCGTCCAAATTCCGGACCTGGACCGGGCTCCAACGACATGCAGCGCTTCGACAACTTCGGATCGAACCAAGTGCCGGGCAGCAACTTCATCGACTTTGAAGGCAACGGGCCCGGCACCGGCCCTGGCCCCGGCTTTGGGCCACCAGGCAGGAACTTCGGACCCAACGGCCCAGGACCACGGGGACCCAACTTCGGGCCCAACTTTGGTCCCGGGGGACCGCCTTTCGGACCCAATGGTCCCGGGGGACCAGGAGGACCACCGTTCGGCCCCAACTTCAGACACAATGGCCCCAATTTCGGGCCCAACTTTGGCCCGAACTTTGGACCGGGTCCCGGTCCACGTAACTTCGGACCTCGTGGACACGGCGGTCCCTTCGGTGGTCCGCGGCGCGACGACTTCGGAGGCCCTCCGTTCGGCGGCCCAGGACCCAACTTCGGACCTTGCGGACCACCTGGACCGCGGGGATTCAACAACGGCGGACCAAACAGTGATAACCCCTTCCGCCGGCAGGGCGGAGCACCAGGTCCCGGCTTCGGCGACGATGACCTTGGCGCAGGGCCACCAAGAGGGCCCAGGAATTTCCCGAACCGCAACAGCTTCGGCGGAAACCAAGGAGGACCGAACAGCCGGAAGCACTGGAACGACGG CAAGAAAAGGGGGCGGTAA